Genomic segment of Bdellovibrio bacteriovorus:
CCACTGCTGCAAGATCACGTTGGATTTTGACTCGGTCCCTTTGCTTGAAACAAATTGAAAGAGGGCGCGTTCTCCGAAAGAAATAGAAGCAACGGGTCCGGGCTCGAAGTCTTTGTGCTCGCCGACGCGAGCGCAGTCAATGCGTTTGCCTTCTTCTGTGATCTGATTGCCATAGTAATTGATAAGGCACGTATTTAGGTGCCAGCCTCGCGGAATGTCGCGCGGTTCAAAGCTTTCGTGAACCAAGGCTTCAATTTTTTGCACCAAATATTCCAAAACTGGCGGGTAAGCTTCGGCTTGAACGCAGCGGTTATAAATTCCTTTTGGGGGGTGATAGTAGTTCAGGCAAGCAAACTGCCAGTTTCCTAGCCAGTAAACGGGACGCAGCAAAGGGCGCTGCTTCTGGTTTTCCGGGGGAGGATTGTTCTTAGAATAGCGCATCTCCCAAATCGGATAAAGAGTGGCTAAATACTTAAGGATTTCTTCTTTTTCACGGGGGCTGATGTAGCCAGTTTTATACACCAGACCTCGCGCCGGAGCCTTCTTCTCGGAAGAAGGTCGCGTTGCAGAAAAGGCACCCTTTTGCGGAGGTCGCGAAGGTCCTTTACCGAAGAATTTTCCTTTGGATTTTGTCATGGGATGTCCATACCATAGCTAAGGGCTCATGGCCAACGAGTGAGTGATAAGAAGGTGACAGGGCCCCTGGCTTCCGTTAAAACCAAGGCCTGAAGGATGAAAAAATGACAACACCTGTAAAGGCGACCGTAGGTCCGCAAGAAAAAGAACTTCTGATCAATCAACTGCCTCTGATGAGAGGTAAAAGAATCCTCATTATCGGCGACGTCTGCGTTGATGAATATGTCCTGGGTGAAGTTCGTCGTATCAGCCCTGAAGCTCCGGTTCCGGTTTTGGAAGTAGAGCAAGAAGACGTGCGCCTGGGAATGGCGGCGAACGTCGCTCAAAACGTCTGCAGCTTGGGTGGACAAGCGATGTTGGTTTCGGTGGTCGGCAATGACACCGGCGCAAATCTTCTTCGCGATCTTTGCGCTAAAAGCGGAGTGAGCTCTGAATTTCTTGTTACGGATACATCTCGTCCAACGACACGCAAAACCCGTGTGATGGCAAAGCACCATCACTTGGTGCGTGTGGATTACGAAGTTCGTTCCAGTCTTTCTGCGGAAGTCGAAGCCCAAATGATCCACATGGTGGAAAAGAATGTTGAAGACGCAGATTGTGTGGTTATTGAAGATTATAAAAAAGGCGTGATCTCTCGCAACGTCATCGAAAAGGTTGTCGCGATTTGCAAACAAAAAGGCAAACGCGTTCTCGTCGATCCACACAAAACTTCGTCGGGTCCTTTCTATCAAGGTGTGGATTTGATCAAGCCAAACTTTGATGAAGCGGTGACTCTTGCCGGAATGGATTTTGACGATCTTCGCAACAATCCAAATAAAGTTGTTGAGGTGGGTCGCGCTCTTCAAAAAATCACGGGTGCAAAAGAAGTTGTTCTGACTCGAGGAAAAGATGGAATGACGATCTTCTCTGGCGATCACATCACGGAAGTGCCAACGTATGCGCGCAAAGTTTTTGACGTGACTGGAGCAGGGGACACGGTGATTGCGGCTCTCTCTTTAGGTTTGGTGTCTGGTCTTTCGTTGGTTCAATCATGCATGCTCGCGAATTTCGCTGCCGGTGTGGTTGTCGGCAAAGTCGGCTGCGTGCCTTGCGAGATCCCAGAGCTTAAAGAATACATACAAACGGCTCACTGAGCGGTTTCAAATGACATATGGCTCTGAACTCTGCAAGTGGCATAAACTGATGAATATGAAACTTGTAGTTTTTGGGGCCTTTCTGTTTTTGGGCGTTTTAACAAGCTGTCAAAGCATACCCAAAGATTTCAAGGCGCCTGAATCCCATTATATAAAAAACACGGAACAGACTTGGTGGGCAAAAACTCTGGCTGCCGAGATTAAAAAGCACCCGGATCAATCGGGTTTTATTCCTTTGGCGTCAGGGCCTGATGCTTTTGTCGCGCGCCTGGCCTCTGTTCGTAAGGCTGAAAGAAGTTTAGATATTCAGTATTATATCTGGCATGACGATCTGGTGGGGCGCATGCTTATGCACGATGTTTTGCAGGCCGCAGATCGCGGTGTTCGGGTGCGCTTATTGTTGGATGATCTGAATATTGGTCAGTATCAAGAT
This window contains:
- a CDS encoding alpha-ketoglutarate-dependent dioxygenase AlkB, which translates into the protein MTKSKGKFFGKGPSRPPQKGAFSATRPSSEKKAPARGLVYKTGYISPREKEEILKYLATLYPIWEMRYSKNNPPPENQKQRPLLRPVYWLGNWQFACLNYYHPPKGIYNRCVQAEAYPPVLEYLVQKIEALVHESFEPRDIPRGWHLNTCLINYYGNQITEEGKRIDCARVGEHKDFEPGPVASISFGERALFQFVSSKGTESKSNVILQQWLEDRSLQIFGGDKFKKHLFHRVQRVDTKEGHFFPLNEISNFETRRINFTFRYVPDEHVVPFQRLPETVKEDVQGYVEKLSERSEFFKEQLAKPQT
- the rfaE1 gene encoding D-glycero-beta-D-manno-heptose-7-phosphate kinase, with amino-acid sequence MTTPVKATVGPQEKELLINQLPLMRGKRILIIGDVCVDEYVLGEVRRISPEAPVPVLEVEQEDVRLGMAANVAQNVCSLGGQAMLVSVVGNDTGANLLRDLCAKSGVSSEFLVTDTSRPTTRKTRVMAKHHHLVRVDYEVRSSLSAEVEAQMIHMVEKNVEDADCVVIEDYKKGVISRNVIEKVVAICKQKGKRVLVDPHKTSSGPFYQGVDLIKPNFDEAVTLAGMDFDDLRNNPNKVVEVGRALQKITGAKEVVLTRGKDGMTIFSGDHITEVPTYARKVFDVTGAGDTVIAALSLGLVSGLSLVQSCMLANFAAGVVVGKVGCVPCEIPELKEYIQTAH